One Mycolicibacterium sarraceniae genomic window carries:
- a CDS encoding energy-coupling factor ABC transporter ATP-binding protein has product MRDPAIRVEGLHYRYPDGRVALYGVDLCINAGERVAILGPNGAGKTTLMLHLNGVLTATSGAIEISGITLTRNTLRDIRRRVGLVFQDPDDQLFMPTVAQDVAFGPANFGVAGDELAARVAAALAVVSMTEHAERSPAHLSGGQRRRAALATVLACEPEILVLDEPSANLDPVARRELAETLATLPATMLVVTHDLPYAAQLCDRAIVLDHGTVVADGTIAAVLSDAELLAAHRLELPWGFTVPAR; this is encoded by the coding sequence ATGAGGGATCCGGCGATCCGGGTTGAGGGCCTGCACTACCGCTATCCCGACGGGCGCGTTGCCCTCTACGGTGTCGACCTCTGCATCAACGCGGGGGAGCGGGTGGCCATTCTCGGACCCAACGGGGCGGGCAAGACCACGCTGATGCTGCACCTCAACGGCGTGTTGACCGCCACCTCGGGTGCGATAGAAATAAGCGGTATTACTCTGACCCGCAACACTCTTCGCGATATCAGGCGCCGGGTCGGACTGGTGTTCCAGGACCCCGACGACCAGCTGTTCATGCCGACTGTGGCTCAGGATGTCGCGTTCGGCCCGGCCAACTTCGGGGTGGCCGGCGACGAACTGGCTGCCAGGGTTGCCGCCGCTCTGGCTGTGGTGTCGATGACCGAGCACGCCGAGCGCAGCCCCGCGCACCTGTCCGGCGGTCAGCGCAGGCGCGCGGCGCTGGCCACCGTGCTGGCCTGCGAGCCAGAGATTTTGGTGCTCGACGAGCCCTCGGCCAACCTCGATCCGGTTGCCCGGCGCGAACTAGCCGAGACGCTGGCCACCCTGCCTGCCACCATGCTGGTCGTCACCCACGACCTGCCCTATGCCGCGCAGCTGTGCGACCGGGCGATCGTCCTGGATCACGGCACGGTGGTCGCCGACGGCACCATCGCCGCGGTGCTCTCCGATGCCGAGCTACTGGCCGCCCACCGGCTCGAATTGCCCTGGGGATTCACCGTTCCTGCGCGGTGA